DNA sequence from the Peteryoungia desertarenae genome:
AACTTTCCTGGTGGATGTTTGCCTCTGCCATCTTCATCTACATCGTGACGATCGGCCTGCTGGGCGTCGGGGCCGGGATCTTCCGCGGCCGCAACCGGCTTTCCTTCCGCGCAGGGACGACGCTTGTGGTCTTGGGCGGCGTATTGGCGCCAATCATTGCCATCGTCGCGATCGGCGTCTCGGGCGTCGCCATCGGTGACGAAACCGAGGGCCCCGATGACGGCTCTGCCAAGCTGACGGTGGAGGTGGTCGGCCGCCAGTGGTGGTGGGAACTGCGCTATCTCGATGCGGCGGGCGAAGTCGTCGCGGTCACCGCCAATGAATTGCATTTGCCCGTGGGCGAACGGGCGCGTCTCGAACTTCTCTCCGACAATGTCATTCACAGCTTCTGGGCGCCAAATCTCCAGGGCAAGACCGACGCCATTCCGGGGCGCCGAAACCTACTTTTCGCGGAGCCGGAGGTGGAGGGCGTGTGGCGGGGGCAATGCGCGGAATTCTGCGGCAACCAGCACACGCTGATGGGTTTCATGGTAATCGCAGAGCCACGGGAAAAATTCGGTCGCTGGCTGGAGCGCCAGGCAAGCGACGCGCGCGCTACGCAAGGCCCAGGCCTCGACATTTTCCTCAAGCTCGGCTGCGGCGACTGCCACACCATCCGCGGCACCTCGGCCGCCGGACAAAAGGGTCCGGACCTGACACATCTCGCCTCACGCCGGACGCTTGCCGGCGCAACCCTCAAGAACAGCCGCGGCAATCTGGGCGGCTGGATCACCGACACCCATGAAGTCAAACCCGGAGCGCTGATGCCCTCGTTTACGCCTGAACCTCAGGATCTGCACGATCTTCTTGACTATCTGGAGGCCCTGAAATGACCGCTAGGGACGGCACGGCAGAGGCGCGGGATCACGCTCTTGGGCCATCGAGCTACGACCATCAGGCGGCCGTCGGTCAAGCATCCTTCGAGCGGATCGAGAAGACCTGGCGCTCGCCGTCAGGCTTTTTCGGCTGGTTCACCCAGGTGAACCACTCGGCCATCGGCCTGCGTTTCATCGTCACGGCCTTCGTCTTCTTCATCCTGTCCGGCCTTCTGGCGCTGGCCATGCGGCTGCAACTGGCCATACCGCTCAACCAGATGCTGTCGCACGAGACCTACAATCAGGTGATGACGGTGCATGGCACGGCGATGATGTTTCTCTTCGCTATTCCCGCGATGGAAGGTTTTGCCATCTACATAGCGCCCCTGATGGTCGGTGCCCGGGACATGGCTTTCCCGCGGCTCAACGCCTTTGGCTACTATGTCTACCTGATCGGCGGATCGGCCTTCTTCCTCTCGCTCGCCTTCGGCATGGCGCCGGATGCCGGCTGGTTCAACTATGTGCCGCTGGCCAACAAGACCTTCTCGGAAGGCTATGGAGTGGACATCTGGACCACGATGATCACCTTCATCGAGCTCTCGGCCCTCACCGCAGCCGTCGAACTGATCGTCACGATCATGAAGCTCCGGGCGCCTGGGATGTCGCTCGACCGCATGCCGATCTTCGTCTGGGCCGTGCTGGTCATGTCCTTCATGATCCTGTTCGCAATGCCGTCTGTCATGGTGGCCAGCGCCTTCCTGATGATGGACCGGCTCGTCGATACCCAGTTCTTCATCGTCGAGAATGGTGGTTCTCCGCTGTTATGGCAGCACTTGTTCTGGTTCTTCGGCCATCCGGAAGTCTATATCATCCTCGTCCCCGCCCTCGGGATCGTCACCTCCATCGTCGTCACATTCTCCGGCCGGCCCCTGTTCGGCTATACTGCGCTGGTGCTGGCAATTACCGGCATCGGCATGGTGAGCTTCGGGCTCTGGGTGCATCACATGTACACGACCGGTCTGCCCTTCATGGGCCGCTCCTTCTTCATGGCTGCGTCCTCGATGATCGCCATTCCGAGCGGCGTGCAGGTCTATTGCTGGATCGCGACGCTCTGGGGTGGCAAGGTCCGTTTCGCCACCCCCATGCTGTGGGTTCTCGCCTTCTTCGGCGTCTTCATCGCCGGCGGCCTCACGGGCGTGATGGTCGCGTCCGTTCCCTTCGACCGGCAGGTGCATGACAGTTATTTCGTCGTCGCCCATTTCCATTACGTGCTGATGGGCGGCGCCGTCTTTCCACTGATGGGAGCGGTCTATTACTGGTTTCCCAAGGCGACGGGGCGCATGCTCTCGGAGCATCTCGGCACATGGAGCTGCCTGACTGTCTTTGTCGGCTTCAACATTACCTTCTTCCCGATGCATATCCTCGGCCTGCAAGGCATGCCCCGTCGCATCTATACCTATCTCGACGGCATGGGCTGGGGTGACCTCAACCTGCTCGCGACAGCCGGCGCCTTCCTTCTGGCCTTCGGCTTCGCGCTGACGCTGTTCAACGTCATACACAGCGTCCGCCATGGCGCAGCAGCCCCGGACAATGCCTGGGGCGGATCGACCCTCGAATGGGCGACCGCTTCGCCACCGCTCAACTGCAACTTCATCCAGCAGCCGGTGGTCGAAAGCCGACGCCCCATGTGGGACTGGCGCGAGGCAGACACGCGCACGGTGGTGGCGGGGCTGCGGGAGGACCGCCGGGAGACCATGGTCACCACCCTGCTCGATGCACGACCCCAGTCTGTGATGGTGCTTCCGGGACCGACCCCTTGGCCCTTCGTATCAGCGGTGGCGGCGTCGGCCGGCTTTATCGGGCTGATCTTCAGCCCCTGGTTCTTCCCCATCGGTTTTTTTGCGGTCTTTGCCACCATGGTCTTGTGGTTCTGGCCCCGTCACCCTTGGCGAAAGGAGTGAAAGCCCATGCAAACCCGCATTACAGTTGACGCAAGGGAGATCGATCGGTTCGCTCCCCACACCCATCCGCTGTGGTGGGGGGTGCTCGGCGCCGTGGCCATCGAGGCGGCGGTGGTGGCCACGCTGCTCACGAGCTATTTCTATCTGGCGGCTCAAAATCCCGAATGGCCACCCCGAGGTGTCGCGCCGCCGGATCTCTTCTGGCCGACGGTGGTGCTGGTGCTCCTGCCCATGTCCAGCTTCACCATGTGGTGGGCGGGCAGGGGGTCTGATCGCGGTGACAAACGCCAGCTCTCGATCGGCGTCACTACTAGTGTGCTCCTGGCTTTGCTCGCACTGGCCGCCCGATCGGTGCAGATCGCCGAGTTCGACGCCTCTTGGAACAACCATGCCTATGGTTCGATCCTCTGGGTCATCACCGGATTTCATTACACCCACGTCGTCTCCGCCGTCTGTGGCACCGCCGTCGTCAGCGTGCTGGCCTGGCGGGGCTATTTCACGCCGGAGCGACAGCTCGGTGTCGTGGTGGACACAGTCTACTGGTACTTCGTGGCCGGCGTTTTTCTGCCGATCTATCTCGTCCTCTACGTCGCGCCACGACTGTTGTGAGGAGCGTGGCTGATGTCGAAGATGGACCACTCCCGAAATGCCGACCGCGCCGTGAAGGACACCAAGGATGGTGAGCTGGAACTGGCGCGCCAGGAAGGTTTCGAGGCCCTGACACCCTGGTTCGGCTGGGGTCTGGCTCCGGCTGCCTGGGCACTCCATCAGGGCGTCGGATATGCCATGGTGGAGTGGCTATGCACTATTGGGCAACGCTGGCCCTATCACGCGCTCACCGTGTTTGCGGTCTGCCTCTGCGCCACCGGCATCGCGGCGGCGGTCCATGCCCTGCGGCGGTCTCGGCACATCCGCCCGGAACGTTCGGCGGCCCGCATGCGGATGATGGCACTGGTGGGCCTGATGCTGAGTGCAGCCGCACTGGGCGGAATTACGGTCGAATACGTGCCGACCTTCTGGATCGACACCTGCAAAGGGATCGTATGATGTCCAGAAATGCTCTTCTCGTTTTTACTCTTGTCGCCGCGCCGTTCCCCGCCCTCGCGCATTCCGCCAACCATACCGGGGCCGTATTCTGGAGCCTGGAGCTGCTCGCCGTTCTCCCCATCATGCTTGCCGGAACCTTCTATCTCGTGGGCCTTGTGCGCATGCGGGCCTGGACCGGAACCCTGGCGGCGGCTGGCCCGATCAGGGTGACGCTCTTCGCTGTCGGGCTGTCGCTGGCGGTGGTCCTTCTCCTCTCTCCGCTCGACAGATGGGCCGAACGCTTCCTGTCGGCGCATATGGTCCAGCATTTCGGCCTGATGCTGGTTGCGGCACCCCTCATTGCGCTCGGGCGACCCGGCATCGTCTATCTCTGGGCTCTGCCGCAGTCCTGGCGGCAGGATTTCGCCCGCTTCCGCAGCGGCAAGCTCGGCCGCGCGACCCGCGCACTATTTACACCGGTTGGGGCCTGGCTCACCTATTTTCTCGTGCTGTGGCTCTGGCATTCGCCGCCGCTCTTCGCCCGCGCCGTGCAGCACGAGGCAGTGCATGCCCTGCAGCATCTCTGCTTCCTGGGCGCGGCACTTCTGTTCTGGACCGTCGTGACCGAGAGCCCGCGCGGCGAGGGCAGGGCGGCCATGCTCGTTGTCATATTTACGACTGCCGTCCAGTCCTGCGCGCTAGCAGCGCTGATGACCATGTCGAGCATCCAGTGGTACCCCTTCTATAGTGAGGGGCCGCTCGGCCTCTCGGCGCTCGAGGACCAGCAACTCTCCGGTTTGATCATGTGGGTGCCCTGCTGCGCCATCATGATCGGGGCTGGGGTCGCAACCATGGCAACGCTACTGCGCGACATCGAAACCCGCATGCAGCAGGCGAGGCGCCGATGAAGTGGGTCATCGCATTTTCCTGCCTCTTGATGGTTGCCGGATGCAGTGAGGAAACGCCCCGAGATGTTCAGGCGCTCGTCGACGCTCATGGCTGCGGGACCTGCCACCGCATCCCGGGCATCCCCGGAGCCACGGGACGGACGGGTCCTCCGCTGAAGGAATACCATCGACAGGTCTATGTCGCGGGCATTCTCCCGAACACGAGAGAGACCTTGGCCCGGTTCATCGAGGATCCGCAGGCGATCGATCCGCGCTCGGCCATGCCGGACGTGGGCGTGACCGCAGAGGAAGCAACCCTCCTGGCCGATTATCTGAGGTCAGAACCATGAGGCGCTTCAGACGATATGCACTGGTCTCCGCCCTCACGCTGCTCGTCGCGGGGACCGCCCTTTTCGGCTTCGGGGAGTTCTGGAAGCTCGGCGCCATCAGTCAGCATCCCGTCTGGCTTTACAAATTAATTGTCCTGGTGCGCGATACCGTGACCGGGATCGACGCCGAAAACGTCGAGCTGCCTGAAGGATTTGCCCCGGTGGCCGATGCAGGGACGGCTCTGCTTTACCGGGAGAACTGCGCCCCCTGCCATGGCGGCCCGGGCGTCGCTCCGAAGGACTTCGCGCTCGGCATGATGCCCGTTCCGCCACCGCTGGCCGGAATTGCAGGCGAGCGTTCGGCCAAGGAGATCTTCTGGTTCATCCGCAACGGCTTGAAGATGAGCGGCATGCCGGCTTGGGAGGGCCGGCTCAGCCGGGCCGAGATGCTTGATCTGACCGCCTTCGTCGAAGCGCTCCCGACGCTGACGCCTGCGGACTATCGCAGATTGGTCGGAGAGCCTGAAGCAGCGCCGCGGCAAGAGGGTACCGGCGAGACACCCACCATCGCCGACACTTCGGCAGCAGATGCGGAGCGCGGCCGGCTGCTGATGAGGCTGCATGCCTGCCGGAGCTGCCATGAAATTCCGGGGTTGGTCGGAGCCGATGTGCATGTCGGCCCTGATCTGAGCGAGGCGGGAAGTCGCCGCTACATTGCCGGCGTGCTGAAGAACACCCGTGAGAATATGGTGCGGTGGATCACCGATCCGCCCGCGGTCAATTCCCTGACGGCCATGCCCGACCTCGGCGTCACACCGGCACAAGCCGCCGATATGGCCGCCTACCTCTATCAACTGTCACCCTGGCCTAACTCTCGCTCTGCGAAGGGCGAGCCGGATCAAGGACAAAAGGCTGAAATGGGCGGTCAATGAGGCGCTCTTGACTGGCAATACGGAGCAGGACCATGGAACAGATCAATGTCGCTCTCGCCTGCATCGGCTTGACTATCATCCTCGTCGGCCTCCTGTCTGCCGCGATCAAGAAGAGCCTCGTCCAGGAGCCGATGATTGCCGTGTTCGTGGGAATTTCCGTCGGGCCCTTCGGCCTCGGCTGGCTCGACATCGGTCGCTGGGGCGAAGAAACCGCCATTCTGGAACATGCTGCTCGATTGACGCTCGCCATCGGTCTCATGGGTGTGGCGCTGCGCATCGACAAGAAGAGCGTGCAGAACCTTTGGCGACCGGTGACGGTCCTGCTGACCCTTGCCATGCTCGGCATGTGGCTGATGTCCGCAGTTCTCGTTGCCTGGTGTCTCGCTGTGCCCTTCTGGCTCGCCCTGCTCATTGGCGCTGTCGTGACACCGACGGACCCGGTGGTCGCGAGTTCAATCGTTTCCGGCCCCTTTGCCATCAAGCATCTGCCCCTTCGGGTCAGAGACACGATCTCGCTGGAATCAGGAGCAAATGACGGGCTCGCCTACATCTTCGTCATGCTGCCGATGCTCATGCTGCAACATCCGGTCTCGGAGGCATGGGAGAGGTGGTTGGTGCATTCCTTGCTGATTGGCGTCGTATTGGCGGCAATCATCGGTATCGTCATTGGTTATGCGGCGGCCAAGGCGATCGCCTATGCAGAACAACGCGGCCTGGTCGAACAGCAATCGCTGCTCGGCTACACCGTCGCCTTCTCGCTCGTCACCTTGGGCGCCGCCGAACTTGTCGGTGCGGATGCGCTGCTTTCCGTCTTCCTGTCGGGTTTCGTTTTCAACTTGGCGACCGACCGTCAGGACAAGCAGAATGAGGAGAACATCCAGGAGGCCGTGGCGAAGCTCTTCACGCTCCCGATGTTCGTCATCTTCGGCATCGCGCTGCCCATAAAGGAGTGGCTGGACCTCGGCTGGCCGCTGCTGTTTGCCGCGGTTTCCGTTCTCCTGCTGCGCCGCCCGCCGGTCCTGCTCGTGCTGTCCCCGCTTTTGAGCAGGCCCCTGAAGGGAATCGACGTAGCCTATATAGGATGGTTCGGTCCAATCGGCGTTGCTGCGATCTACTATGCAAACTTCGCTAGATCGCAATTGCACGAGCCTCTGGTCTGGTATGCTGCCAGCGCGATAGTCTTCGCGTCAATCATGATGCATGGCGTGACTGCCGCCCCCTTCACGCGGTGGCATGCTCGCCACAGGTTCCGGCGTGGTAACGCGCGGCGCGGCTAGAACGACGCGAATCCCGTGAGGGAGACCGATAATTTCTCTGGGGTCGGACACCGTTTGTACGGTCCGTGCAGTCCATCAGCATTGTTTTGTTCGGAGAGGCAGCGAGGGCGGTGGAATGGACAATCACGATCGAGGGAAAGAACGAGTTCGACGATGTTTGCCGGAAGACGGTTCGTATCGACAAGAGTTGGGCACGTCTGTTTGACGGCGACATTGGCCTGTCGATTGAGGACGGCAAGACAATGATCACGGCGCTGTAAAGCGCAGTCAAAGCCCATGAGGCGGAGACCTACTCCCTCTTCCGCCCGGACTGCCCGAACTGCCACACCTTCCGGCGTGTCAAGGACTACACATCACGCCGGATCCGAACCGTCTTCGGCACGGTGGAGGTCTGTAATCCTCGCTGGATGCTGTGCCAGGATTGCCATCCGGGCATGAACGGCGCCTTCCGCCGCTGAAGGAAATCTGCCCCGATCGAGCGACGTCCGAACTGATGGAGCTGACTGCCCGTTTGGGAAGCATGATGCCCTACCGGCAGGCAGCCAAGGTGCTGGCCGAATTCCTGCCGATTGAACCCATCGAGACGTATGCGACCGTACGCAAGCGGACCATCAGGATCGGCGAACGGCTAGATGACCGGATTGTACGGGAAACAGGGAAGGCGAGAGCTCAAACGGATGACCGCCGCAAGGAATTCGTCATCAGCATCGATACCGCTCATGTTCGCAGCGCCGAGCCCAACGCAGCGCGAAACTTCGAGCTCGTAGTTGCCCGATGCGGCCGCGGAGGACGAGGCGAACCAGGTGGCCGCTATTTCGTCACCGGCAGCACCGCCCGCAAGCAATTGTCGATCGCGCCCTCCACGCGCTTGAAGGAGCCGGATATAGCGGCTTTGGCGATGTTAAGGTGATTTCGGACGGCTCAGAGATTCTCAAGCGGGTGCCCCGCGTCATGCTAAAGCCGACAACCCACATCATCGACTGGTTCCACATCGTCATGAAGATCCAGCTGATGCAGCAGATTGCCGAGCACATCGCGCGATCGCAGCTCAGCCCCATTGACGCGCTTCCAACGATCGACACAGATATGAGGGACGTCAAATGGCGTTTGTGGCACGGCTGCGTGGATAGCGCGATCCGGGACCTGGAGCAGCTCCTGGCGAAGCTGCACGGATCACGGCAAGTAAGCGAGTCCTCGATCGCTCGGCTGCACAGCCTCAGCGTTCAACTCCCGACCTATATCCGCTCGAACCATGGTGCGATTGTCGACTATGGAAAGCGTTGCCGGGCCGGGCTTCGCGTTGCCACGACCCTCGCCGCGTCGGCAGTGAATCCCCTAGTCGGCAAGCGGATGGTGAAGAAGCAGCAGATGCGGTGGTCGCTCCACGGCGCGAATATGCTGATGCAGGTTTGAACTGCGGAGGCAAATGGCGAACTTCGTGATCGATTGCGAGCACCTTTTCGACAGCCTGAAGCGAACATGCCACCGCTATTCAAACCAAAACCGCCCCTCCTGCGTGCCGCGTAACCCCAGTGAAGTTACTGGTCTCAACGCCGTTGGATGCTGTATTTGTGAGCGGCAAATGCTTGAATCTACCGCGTTATCGAGTTTCTTTTTTGGCTTTCTCGGCTGGTTATCTCAGGTTCCAAAACCTTGAAACAGGTATCGAATGTGACGCTACTATTGGGCCTCATCCTGTTACCTGATCCGCGCCATGTTTCGGCGCAGCGCGTTGGAAAATCTCGTCAACCCGCCTTGAACAAGTGCGTCAATGAACGCCTCGACCGATGGCGTAGTCTTGCGCAGATTGAGCCGCGCATTGTTCACACTTGAGATGAGCGCATCAGGAAACGCCGCATTGAGATCGACCAGGAAATCATAAGGAGACTGGCAAGTGACCCCGTAGGGACGCAGGAGTTCGACCGGGAAATCCTTGATGTTCCAAGTGACGATCACGGAAGCTTTCGCTGCGATGGCGGCTGCGAGTACGTGCCGATCATCAGGGTCGGGTAGTGTGAGATCGCTGACGAATGCGCGATAGTTCGTCACGTCCGCCTCCGGCAAAACGGCTTTCATCTTGTCGCGTGTGGCGATCAGGCGCTCAATCGGCAAGTGAGGCGTGTTGGCAACAAGATTACGCATCCATTCGTCATGGATCTCATCGGTCCAGCGTGCCTCGACGAGGCCATCAAACGCGCACTGGATCAGGACGTTGCGAAGATGAAAGGGATAGAGGACGCAGGCATCATAGACCGTGACGGGCGGCTTAGAGGCCATGGGCTTCAATGAGATCCTCGGTATCTTCGGCAAGAGCGTCCATTGCGACCTCACGAATGTCCAGCTTCGTCTTTAGCTCAAGCACATCCTTGAGCCTGGTGCGGCGGTGCTTGCCAACATAGCGAAACGGTAGATCACTACTGTCCATGCGCAAGACGACGAGAGGACGAGAAATGCCGAGAATAGCGGACGCCTCTGTTGGGCTCAATTCTTCATCTTCGGCCAGCACTGCGACCCGTTCACCGCGCAGCATGTGCGCCAGAAGGGCTTGCACTGCCGCAGCGGCTGAGGGGGAATTAAAAGCGTCTGTTTCCGGCCATCTTCTTGCAGAAGATGAAGTTCCAGCCTGTCTCCTGCAGTCAACTTCGGTAACGGCGGCACAGCTTTGCGGTCGCGCTCCGACAATTCCGCAAAATGAACGATCTGGCTGGCCATGGCGATGTCTCCTTGAGCGTCAGTAAACCGCGCACATATTGTAACTGCAATAACTGAAACTCAGTGATCTGTTTGCATCCAAGGCTATGCAAGGGTATCGGATCGAGGTCGCCCCCTTTAACGTCCCGCCGTGGCCAGCAGCAGATCACGGATCCCGGGCGATAGTGGCAGTCAATTGAACGTCGCCTGGTATTGTGTTGCCATCAGCGAAACATGGGCTTCAAGTGGCGGTCGTAACTCGAACGCGCGCACTTCGCGGGAGAAGTCGAACAAGCGTACCAGGCTCCATTCATGCTTTCGGACGTTCGCCACTTCCAACTCGTTTCTTGAGATGTAGAAAGGCGTGCGCTCCCATCCGTTCGTCGTCTTCACCTCGATCAGTCGAGGTGACCCATCCGGAGCAAAACTGGCGATATCATAGCCGGCGCCGTCTCCGTCTTCCTGCGAGACCCACCGGACTTTCGCTGCCAGATCCCGCCGACCGATGCTTTGAAGCTGTGCACGTTCATGATGGAACACTCTCTCCTCACCGGCTTTGCCGAGTGTGCGATTTCGCTCATCCCGTCCCGCTACGTCGAACCTGCGAGCGATTGCCTCAATCTGCGCCAGTTCGGTCCGAGGAGGAGAATTTTGCATCGTTGGCGGCACGCCCAGGAACAGCGTTGGTGCATCAGCAAAGTTCGAGGGAACCGTCACTGCATTCGACGCTTCGAATAACGGATTTTTGGCAAGCCATCGTGAAACGGCCTCCGCCAGCGACATCTGAAAATTGAAGCGAGGTTGATAACCGTTGATGTAAGGAAGGCCAAAGCCGACCAACGCGGCAGAGATATTGCAGTTCTTGAACTCTATTGAACCTTTTGACCGCCCAAGACACTGCTGAAGGCTCCTGTTGTTCATTGCCTTGTTATAAGGTCGGCAAGCCAGATCATCCTTCAGCATTTGGAAGTAGACGGCGACGATCACGTCATTTTCCTGATCTGACCAACTTTCAGCGCTCATGTAGTCAGCCCCCACTGGACGGGATCCAGTGTCGACACGGATGCCGGATAAGAAACCACGATGCCGGTCATGCCAGCATCTGTAGCCCGTGTTTTTGCACGAGCGACAAAAGCTTGAGCGCTGGTCCGCTCGGTCGCTTGGCACCGGTCTCCCATTTCTGGACCGTCGATTGGCTGGTGTTCAGATAGCGGGCAAAGACCGGCTGGCTTACATGATTGTTCTCGCGCAGTGCCTTGATCTCACCAGGTGTCAGTTCCCGTGGAGTGACCAGGCAGTCCTCATCGAAGGTTCTCATGGTTTCCTTGTCGATGGTGCCAGCGGCATACATACCCTCGACCGCGCTGTGGATAGCCTCAAATGCATCGCTCTTGAACTTGCGCCTAGTTGTCATGGTCTATCTCCAGCAATGCACCGCTCTCGATTTCAGCGTCGAGGTCGCCCTTCGTCTTGCGCCGATAGAGATCGGCGAGCGTTCGAAACGCAACCAACTCGTCGTCCTCGATGTTCGCCCGATCCTTCTTGGCGAAGAGATAGGCAAACACCCAGAACTCCCCGGTCTTTGCCAGAACGATTGATCGGTGCATGTTGTCGTTCAACCGCTTCTTGAAGACGCCTCCGCCAAGGTCGTCGGCCTGTCCGAGAGCGACCTGACGGATCGCCTCCGACAGAACCTTGTCGGAGATGCGCGCCTTCTTCGCTGCCTTGGCAAACCACGCGGTTTTGAACACTCGTTCTGACATCGCTTTATATAGCACTTGGTGCTATATCCATCAAGGCAGGGCCGGGACCTATGCCGCTTCCCATACCTGATTCAAAATCCGGGCGGCAAGGGCCGCCTTGTCCTGCGGCAGAAAGCGGCCATAGTGCTGCTGCACCACATCTGGCGTATCCTGGATCGCATAGCTTGCCTGCTCGTAAGAACCGGTTTGCTTCAGGATGTGGGTCGCCAGTATGTCGCGAAGATTGTGTGGGCCATGAGGCAGCAAGCCTTTGATGGCGCCGCGCCCGGTATAGGGATTGTAGATCCCATAGCGTTGGATCACGGTCCGCCAGGCCTCATAGAACGTGGTGGAGTCGTAAGCCGCATTCAGACTGGTTTTCTTCACCGTCTTGACGAACAGAGTGCCGGGATCTTTTGCAGGCCCTAGCAGAACACCGCGATGGCGATTGATGTAGGCCTCGAGATATTCGTAGAGATCGAGCAGGTCCGGGAGGACCAATCTGAAGGGCTTCTGCCCGAAGAACGACGAACCGGAATTCTTGAAGGCAACCGACGGGATCAGGACTTCCCAGCCGCCATCCCTGTCGCTCCAGCGCAACTCGCCGCATCTCATGTCTTCGAGACGACGTTCCGATGTTGGAAAATGGCCGCGCGGGCATACACGAAGCTGGCGGAGATTCTTTTGCCGAAGCCCGAGGTGAAGACCGATACGAAGCAGAAGAAAAGAACGCACGGCTTCTGCGGCTGCACGGGGATAGCGGTGCTCATCCGGCATACGCTTCAGAATCTCATCGGTAATCTTGCGATATTCCGACAAGGGGCTGTCTGCCTCAAGGATGACCATGATCGGTTCGAACGGGTCTCGGTGCACCCGCATGACCCGCTGTATTTCCTTGGACCTATTGGCCGCGTGCCTGTGAAACGCGTCGCAGGCACTGTGCCAGTCTCGGGTTGCAAGCTCTATCTCGTCAGGTGCCACCAGACCTTCAATCGGCCTGACGTTTCTCAAGAGGTCCGGATGCTGCCGGATCCAGCCCACCTCGGCGCGCGTCAGCGCCTGGGCGACCATCAGCATGTCTTCCTCCCACTTGGTATAGAAACCACGCCGCTGCTCGCGCCATTGCAGATACCAGTCCCATACACCGGGAAAGATCAACAGGCCGAAAGTCAGTTGGCCAAGCGGCACGCCTCGGCCTTTGACGGGTCCGTCTGGAGAGGCGGCGAGCGCCCCGAACATCAGGCCGAGATGTTCGATCTTCTGCGCAGCCGTTTCTTCTCCCCAGACCCCGTTCCGCTGATATCCGATCTTCGTCAATGTGGACGTCTTGAAACGGATCAGATCCGCCATTTCCATAGCCAGTCGCGGAGGTGCGTCTACAACACCGGTAAGCAGGTCTGGATCCTCACAAGGCTCTGCCGCATTCTTATTCGCATCTGCGAACTGGGAGTGTAGCTGCTGTGACGGCGCCATGCCCCCATAGGTAATACCTGGAAAACGAATGGCGTAACGCTGTCTGATGGCCGCCGCCTGATATCGCCGGTAGTCTGTCGATCCGGAGATAATCACCCGACGCACCCAGTCGATGATCTCTTCTCGCTTGCTGAACGGCAGCCTGTCGAAGTCGTCCGGAAGGTGCAGAGCAATCCGCCGACGTTCTGCGGGGCTGATATCGCCAAGGTCGTGGCCATGAAGAGAGCGTGACTGGTGAGGTAACTTCGACTTGAGATACCCGTCCGACAATCGGTATCGCTTCTCGATTCGAGAGAGGATCCTAAAGCTCGCGACCGATCTTGGCACCCGATCACCCTGGATCCAGGACAAAAGCGT
Encoded proteins:
- a CDS encoding c-type cytochrome; translated protein: MKWVIAFSCLLMVAGCSEETPRDVQALVDAHGCGTCHRIPGIPGATGRTGPPLKEYHRQVYVAGILPNTRETLARFIEDPQAIDPRSAMPDVGVTAEEATLLADYLRSEP
- a CDS encoding c-type cytochrome; this encodes MRRFRRYALVSALTLLVAGTALFGFGEFWKLGAISQHPVWLYKLIVLVRDTVTGIDAENVELPEGFAPVADAGTALLYRENCAPCHGGPGVAPKDFALGMMPVPPPLAGIAGERSAKEIFWFIRNGLKMSGMPAWEGRLSRAEMLDLTAFVEALPTLTPADYRRLVGEPEAAPRQEGTGETPTIADTSAADAERGRLLMRLHACRSCHEIPGLVGADVHVGPDLSEAGSRRYIAGVLKNTRENMVRWITDPPAVNSLTAMPDLGVTPAQAADMAAYLYQLSPWPNSRSAKGEPDQGQKAEMGGQ
- a CDS encoding cytochrome c oxidase subunit 3, with protein sequence MQTRITVDAREIDRFAPHTHPLWWGVLGAVAIEAAVVATLLTSYFYLAAQNPEWPPRGVAPPDLFWPTVVLVLLPMSSFTMWWAGRGSDRGDKRQLSIGVTTSVLLALLALAARSVQIAEFDASWNNHAYGSILWVITGFHYTHVVSAVCGTAVVSVLAWRGYFTPERQLGVVVDTVYWYFVAGVFLPIYLVLYVAPRLL
- a CDS encoding cytochrome c oxidase subunit II encodes the protein MDPASRDAWLVAELSWWMFASAIFIYIVTIGLLGVGAGIFRGRNRLSFRAGTTLVVLGGVLAPIIAIVAIGVSGVAIGDETEGPDDGSAKLTVEVVGRQWWWELRYLDAAGEVVAVTANELHLPVGERARLELLSDNVIHSFWAPNLQGKTDAIPGRRNLLFAEPEVEGVWRGQCAEFCGNQHTLMGFMVIAEPREKFGRWLERQASDARATQGPGLDIFLKLGCGDCHTIRGTSAAGQKGPDLTHLASRRTLAGATLKNSRGNLGGWITDTHEVKPGALMPSFTPEPQDLHDLLDYLEALK
- a CDS encoding cytochrome c oxidase assembly protein, with the translated sequence MMSRNALLVFTLVAAPFPALAHSANHTGAVFWSLELLAVLPIMLAGTFYLVGLVRMRAWTGTLAAAGPIRVTLFAVGLSLAVVLLLSPLDRWAERFLSAHMVQHFGLMLVAAPLIALGRPGIVYLWALPQSWRQDFARFRSGKLGRATRALFTPVGAWLTYFLVLWLWHSPPLFARAVQHEAVHALQHLCFLGAALLFWTVVTESPRGEGRAAMLVVIFTTAVQSCALAALMTMSSIQWYPFYSEGPLGLSALEDQQLSGLIMWVPCCAIMIGAGVATMATLLRDIETRMQQARRR
- the ctaD gene encoding cytochrome c oxidase subunit I, whose product is MTARDGTAEARDHALGPSSYDHQAAVGQASFERIEKTWRSPSGFFGWFTQVNHSAIGLRFIVTAFVFFILSGLLALAMRLQLAIPLNQMLSHETYNQVMTVHGTAMMFLFAIPAMEGFAIYIAPLMVGARDMAFPRLNAFGYYVYLIGGSAFFLSLAFGMAPDAGWFNYVPLANKTFSEGYGVDIWTTMITFIELSALTAAVELIVTIMKLRAPGMSLDRMPIFVWAVLVMSFMILFAMPSVMVASAFLMMDRLVDTQFFIVENGGSPLLWQHLFWFFGHPEVYIILVPALGIVTSIVVTFSGRPLFGYTALVLAITGIGMVSFGLWVHHMYTTGLPFMGRSFFMAASSMIAIPSGVQVYCWIATLWGGKVRFATPMLWVLAFFGVFIAGGLTGVMVASVPFDRQVHDSYFVVAHFHYVLMGGAVFPLMGAVYYWFPKATGRMLSEHLGTWSCLTVFVGFNITFFPMHILGLQGMPRRIYTYLDGMGWGDLNLLATAGAFLLAFGFALTLFNVIHSVRHGAAAPDNAWGGSTLEWATASPPLNCNFIQQPVVESRRPMWDWREADTRTVVAGLREDRRETMVTTLLDARPQSVMVLPGPTPWPFVSAVAASAGFIGLIFSPWFFPIGFFAVFATMVLWFWPRHPWRKE